CCGAAGGGAGGCTGGCTTGGCACACAGGACGCACCCAGGATCATCGCCAAACCACTGGTGGAGACTACTCGGTGTTGGAAGGAGGTGGCTCTAATGGCGAAACTCAAGCTCCCCGCTTCCATGGCCCATACATCCCCCCAGCTCAACCTCCTCCTTTCAACACTATCCCACCGTGTCCACAGACCCTGTTTGCCGAGGGCGACTGCTTTGGCCCATCTTGCCGCCTCCTCCTGACGCCGCACTTCCTCCACCACAAACTgacaatatttttcaagaatcatgaagaaaagaaaacatgtgagacacaatcgtgaagtggaaccaaatttattcaacattttatattgtgctttacaaatgaaaaactgaaaagtaggacgtgcaaaagtgtTGGtcccctttgagttaatactttgtataacctccttctgctgcgaTCACAGCCGCAAGCCTTTTTGCGTGTGTTTCTATAAAttttgcacatcttgagacaaaaatatctgcccattcctccttaccaaacagatcaagttccttaaggttagatggagattgtttgtgcacagcaattttcagatctttccacagatgcttAATTGGATTGAGTTCTGGACTTTagcttggccattctaacacctttatatggttagttttaattcatttcattgtagatttgaatttatgtttaggattattgtcgttttggaaggtgaacctccgtcccatcctcaggtcttttgcggactccaacagattttctccCAGTAtcgccctgtatttggctccatccatcttcccatcaactctaacgATCTTCCCAGTACCcactgaagaaaagcaaccccagagcatgatgctgtcaccaccatgtttgacggtgggatggtgttttcagggtgatgtgcagtgttactcttcAGCCAAGCGTAACATTTCGCATTCAGCCCagaaagttcaattttggtctcatctgaccagagtaTCTTGTTCCACATGTCctctgtgtctcccatgtggcttcttgcaagctccaaatgggcctttttatggttttcttttagaaatggctttcttcttaccactcttccataaaggtCAGAttatgcagagtacgactaatagttgtcttatggacaaattgtcccacctcagctgtgtatgtctgcaggtcatccagcgtgatcatgggcctcttggttgcttctctgcataGTGTCCTCCTTGTTTGGGCCGAAAGTTTAGAGGGATGGCCAGGTCTTGGTACGTTTTCAGCGGTTTTATCCTgtctccattttgatattattgctcgcACAGTGCTACGGGAgacgtttaaatattgtgaaatcatcttgtatcccattcctgctttgtacatttccacaactttatctGGGACCTGCCTgctgtgttctttggttttcatgatgctgtttgttctccagtgttcctctTACAGAcgtctgagaccatcacagagcaattgcatttaaactgagaccaaatgagaCATAGGAgcactctgtttgtcactgttagtcatttaggtcaacattgaatcattcagaagtcatcagggaacttctggagtcagttagctgagctgagagaacaggggtccaatatttttgcacgtcctactttttagttttttatctgtaaacacaatataaaatgttgaataaatttggttccacttcacgattgtgtctcacatgttgttgattcttgaaaaatattttcagtttgttatctttaagttcgaagcctgaaatgtagcaaaatgtcaaaaagttcttgggggggccaatacttttgcaaggcactgtacatCATTACACATATACCTCAGTTCACAGCACCAGTCAACAATGGAATGAAATGGACGTACCGTAGATCCAACACTTATAGGttctttttggtttcttttacagttttattttgtgctaCAGAGAAGGATGGaatcatttttctctttcagatgGCGCAATTCAGATCCAAAACAGCTCAGAATCatttttttacatacattttgatttaaatgcaCTCAATATTTTAACCATGGAATTCCAATATGGCCATTCATGAGGCAAAATGAAGTCTCAGTAAACTGCAGGTATGGTATTGTGTGCTTTCACATACAGACACAGCTACCCaaacaatgacaaatatttttaacattgcACTGAATGTCCAGCTAAGAGCAGTATCATGATAAATGAACACGCTTGTTGGATAAAATCAAATGATTCAATACATTTGGGAAATGCCCTTCAAATAGCCAcaagtgttttcatttattatggTGTttctcaaccacacacacacacacgcacacacacacacacacacacacacacacacacacacacacacacacacacacagacacagactgtTGCAAACTGACAAAGACACTAATTGATTTGACCCTTACTCACTCCTCATCCAGCACATTACTCATCAGTGTTCCCCTTTGTGGCTGCTGATATTCACTGATATCGACTGAGACGTCAGTTTGTGGAAGGTGCAATGCTTATTGATCATGGCTCTGTGCTCAGGTTATAGGTAAGGTGAATCTTTTCAATTGCCTCTGAGAATTTCTTCCAGTCTTGTGGATGAGTTGGCCTCAATCAATAACTCATTTTCGTGCCTCTTTACGCAGTTGTAAGggcaaagaaaacaaaggtcaATTATTATGGAAAGATCAGCCTTTTTTTCCACTGTGCAGTGATTGAGATGCTCTTGTTCATGGGATGTgctttgggttttgttttgttttttcaaatccCCATGGATGAAAaagtataaactgaaaaatgcTTAGTAAAAACACCAGAATATTGAAATATTCACATAGTCATCCATATTTCTGTCTAAATGTCAAGCATCAGCATTTTTTCGAATGATTttaacttccatccatccatttatccatccatctatccatccatccatccatccatccatccacccatctgagatgactgtaatcatctcgtctacagccACTTATCCACCTGGAGGGTTattgctggagcttatcccaacTCGCTACGGTCAAGGGGTGGGGTACATCCAGCATGCATCCCCAGCGCCTCTtgggtcacacacataaaaacagccagtcatgcacacactcacacctgcggTCAATTTGGTGTggccaattcacctaaattgtatgtttttggaggtgagaagaagccagagaacccagagggaacccacacagacaaagagagaacatacaaacttgaCACAGATGGGAGTTGATCCTGGAAACTACTTGCTGTGAGGCAAGGCCTTGCCCCCCTGCACAACCATGCCACCATTCTTTAACTTGATTTAAttttcctcttcactcacaattcttgttcctgtctgtctctttgttcAAGAGAAGTATTTTCTTAATCATCAGGAGCTACACCCCAAGCTGCCAATAACGAAACAGAATTATCCCGTTTATTGACTTGGCTTTCCAAGTTTAGATGGATAAGTTGATAGTTTGACAGATATTTGTATTCATTCCATGGAAAATTTCTGAATAAGCTCCTGTAGCTCTCTAAACACTAATGAGACATTGCCTCTTTTTAAGTCACATGTATTGTCAgcttaaattacatttaaagatGGCAAAACAAGCCTTGTCATTGCTAAACCTCCTGGGCAATATATAAATATCTTTACTCTGTGGTAgtgctcctgctcctccctctGTGGAATCATGTCTTTTATTCAGTTATCAAGGGTGTTTACAAGCACTGTTACAGATTTGTAGTAATCTTTGTTGAGCATGTAATAAACTAGGTCCACATGCCCCTGCATGTAAATAAATAGTACAAGTTGGAGCTGGCAGCATGATGGTAGCGATTGATGACAGATTTATAAAGAGGAAAAGTAATTTCCTTTCCTTGATCAAAGCTGGATCAACTCTAATTGTTAATGTAACCTGTTTAGTTAGAACCTGAATACTATAGTTATAAATAGAGTTTGATGTATTAATTCATAAACACTGTGAGTCAGCTTTAATAGTTCTGGTACCTAATTCATGAATTAATACATGAAGGCTGCCAGCGTTCTGAGCCTGAGGGCAAAAGATGTCTCCTGTTAGTTTGCCAATACAAACTGCATATCTAAAAATACACTATTGTGGATGCAGATGATGATAAAAACAGTCTCTCCACGGCAGACACGTGTGTAAGAGGCATCATTACTAAAGCCTTTATTACCTTTATTTGCAAATcgtttgaaataaaatatgaagggAATGCAATAtgacatttgattaaaatattcattaacTTCATTAATATTTACATCTGACCAACATTTCATGTCACTGTCAAGACTAACCATatcttatttcattcattcattgttgtaTTTGTGCACTTGGGTAACTTGTATGTTTGTGAAAGAACCATAAATGCATAGAGGTTTTGGAGCAACATATGCTGCAAAGCAGAAAACGTAATTTTGGTTTGAGCCAGGCCACAGTCTGCATTACAGTAGCATTTCCTTAGAAAAAGAGTCTGGGTATTAGCAGACCTGCTGTAGTCCTGACTCAACAGACAAAACAGATGTCATGAACAAAGGTGACCCAGAACTATTTTGCAGCTGGAATCCCACATCAGACAACAATGGGAAAACATTCAGCTTTAATGACAGAAATTGATCTTCTCAGTTCCCAAACACTTATAGAGTGCTATTCAAAAGAagaggtgatgcaacacatTGGAATACAATGAAAATATTCTGCAAGGCAATTAAGTTGTGCTACAGTTTCAaggtatttttttctcttttccaaaatgacaaattacTGGCATATTTTCCATGCGTGGTTAAAAAGGGTTCCTGATGTTGAAGAACTTGATAAACTCAACCCAAATTGCCTTTGTACGGACACTAGcgaagaaatatttaaatttcctCCCTTGGTTAAAAATGCAACATACAGTGTTGAATTTTAAttcacagatttattttatgCAGATGTATTTGATGTAATTCACTGCAACATTCATTGGTCATGTTGCCAAGAAggcctttaaaaaataaatctggttTTAAAATCTTGAAAGAAATGCAAAACTAAGCAGGGAAACATTTGGGAAAACAGTCAGGAAAGTAACTCAACAGCCAGTTGACTCAAAGGTAgactgtaaacatgtttgtcacACGAAATTAGCATTATTCATGATAATTAGCGTTCCTCCAGTGACCACGTTTGGTTGTTGGATTGCTCCTCTGACTAACatagcaggctgcagtttcctctgctcagagcgagtttgcttgcataattttgcgttttttttctatgtttctgcgtgtatttttctaactatgcaatttcctccgggattaataaagtatctatctatctatctatctatctatctaatcctTTCTTATGTTTctggttatttttttcatgagtgTGTTGCCAGATTAAAATGGTCAGTTATGGCATTGAGTCACATTTTACTCACCTGCTGTGGATGCATATCTGGTCGACTGCATAACACAAGAAGTGAGTAGTGGGGGCTCAGCACCAACTCTGTGTGAAATCCCAGTGTTAAAATGCCATAGTGCTGCTAAAGTAAAACGTTCTGGAGACTGAAGTTGCCAGGctgttttcattcatcaaaaaatAACAAGAGCAAGAGTCAAAAGAATTTTAGttcacagatttattttatgCAGATGTATTTGATGTAATTCACTGCAACATTCATTGGTCATGTTGCCAAGAAggcctttaaaaaataaatctggttTTAAAATCTTGAAAGAAATGCAAAACTAAGCAGGGAAACATTTGGGAAAACAGTCAGGAAAGTAACTCAACAGCCAGTTGACTCAAAGGTAgactgtaaacatgtttgtcacACGAAATTAGCATTATTCATGATAATTAGCGTTCCTCCAGTGACCACGTTTGGTTGTTGGATTGCTCCTCTGACTAACATCAGCACTCAAATGTAATACAAAGAGTCTTAGTTgacaaaacactgacaatcagcACAGAATTTCAAACAATGTCCTTGCTGAGTTTTAACATTTCATCCAAACCTTTTTTCCCTTTATCTTTTTTGATGTAATTTCAGAAAGGAAacaagctttgttttttttgaccttGTGAGTTCAAAGCCAAATTCACCTTCAGAAACTCCCAGATTTGGTAAATTGGATTTTTGGGATATTCAACTATACCTGACCATGTTTGTATTGTATAGCACCAAAATAGGATAAAAATTTGGATCAAATTTAAGAGTTTCCAAAGGGGTACATGGTGGCTCTCCTTTTAAATGAGTCTCCTGGTACTGACGGATGAGCTGGTGGACTTGGTGATGCTTGGGCCGTAGGTGCTGCCGCCAAGGCTGTAGCCGCTGCCACCACCATAGCCGAATCCACTGCCAGACTGGAGCAGTCctgaaacaggaaaacacatttatgtcaGTGTTCATCCATCTGTAAGTGTGACCTACTGTTTCAGGTATTATgtataatgatgataatgatgaggaggaaaaagTCTGAAACGTACCTCCGGTGCTCTGCTGCACATGGATGGTTGCACTTGAGCCGCCGCTGGCCAGcctaatagtaaaataaaaaagagtcGGTGCATAATTTTCAGTTGAGGCACACGGTACAGCcataaaaattacatcaaaatgTCAAGTCTATCCTACCTGGTCTCCTCTCCTTCCAACAGCTTCCTGTAGGTGGCGATTTCAATGTCCAGGGCCAGTTTGACATTCATCAGCTCCTGGTATTCACGTACTTGGCGGGCCATGTCCTGCTTAGCTCTCTGCAGAGCTTCCTCAAGGTCCTTGATGCGAAGCTTGGCATCCTTCACTGCCAGCTCACCACGTTCCTCAGCCTCTGAGATCTGTGCCTCGAGGTTGGCTCTCTATGAAATATTAACATATtgttaaattactgtaaatcatCCTATACATAGAGTGGAGTGGAATGTATTAATTATGAGGCATCATCCATGAGAACTTTTGAAATTTACCTGTGCCTTGACAGCATCAATCTCATTCTGAATACGGGCGATCATGCGGTTAAGTTCAGCGATTTCAGCCTTGGTGGAACGAAGGTCATCACCGTACTGTCCAGCAGAGGTCTGCATCTCCTCATACTATTATAGCAAAAATATCAAGGTGTGTCAACAATAAGATCTACAATGATTGCATAGgtttttcaaatgtttatatTGTGAAAGACATGGGTTAAACCTCAGCTTTGCTGTGCACTGACCTTCGTTTTGTACCAGTTCTCTGCTTCAGCCTTGCTGCGTGCAGCAATGTCCTCATACTGAGCACGCACTTCAGCCACAATAGAGTCCATGTCCAAGTTACGGCTGTTGTCCATCTCCACAATGACTGATGTGTCCTTAATCTGGCTCTGCAACTCACGGAGCTCCTGTATAAACAGCGTTTGCACATCAATAAGCTCTTTGACTTATGAGTTGTGATTATGCTTTTATAGTAAAGGTTATAAATTTCAAGTGCATACAGCCTCATAGACGGCCCTGAGGAAGTTGATCTCATCCTGAAGAGCATCAACCTTGGCTTCCAGCTCCACTTTGTTCATGTAGGCAGCATCAACATCCTGGAAAGAAAGGTATTTATAATAGAGAGGGTCATTACTTGCCATATTGTATTAAACTGTAGCGTTTAAATAATACTGTTATAGTTGTACCTTCTTCAGGAGCACAAACTCGTTCTCAGCAGCTGTGCGCTTGTTGATTTCATCCTCATACCTGTTGTAAAACAATGAGAGGCTTGATTACATCTGCATCAGTGTGATAATCTGGTCACAATATCAAGTAAACACGTCAAAGAGTGCCCATGTTGTGCAAAAACTCACTTGGTCTTGAAGTCCTCGACCAGGCCTTGCATGTTCTTCAGTTCACCCTCCAGCTTCACCTTCTCATTGCCCAAGCCATCGAGCTGTCTCCGCAGGTTGGCAATGTAGGCCTCAAACATACCCTCAATGTTGGAGCGAGTGGTGGTCTGGTCCTGCAGGAGGCTCCATTTGGTCTCCAGCATCTTGTTCTGCTGCTCCAGGAAACGGACCTGTGGACACATAAAGTCAGGAAATATGTTTGAGTGTATGTAGTATAATAGTGTGCaatagtgaaaaacaaaatctttaGAGAAAAAATTAGTGCAGAGACTCTCATGTTT
This sequence is a window from Antennarius striatus isolate MH-2024 chromosome 5, ASM4005453v1, whole genome shotgun sequence. Protein-coding genes within it:
- the LOC137595366 gene encoding keratin, type II cytoskeletal 8-like; this translates as MNRRAQSVVNYSTRKSLSSAPISTYSVGRSNYGGLGSSMVSYSSGGGSGYGMGVSGGMGMGGGMSTFGGAGQGAFMPPITAVQVNKSLLTPMSVDIDPTIQAVRTQEKDQIMLLNNRFASFIDKVRFLEQQNKMLETKWSLLQDQTTTRSNIEGMFEAYIANLRRQLDGLGNEKVKLEGELKNMQGLVEDFKTKYEDEINKRTAAENEFVLLKKDVDAAYMNKVELEAKVDALQDEINFLRAVYEAELRELQSQIKDTSVIVEMDNSRNLDMDSIVAEVRAQYEDIAARSKAEAENWYKTKYEEMQTSAGQYGDDLRSTKAEIAELNRMIARIQNEIDAVKAQRANLEAQISEAEERGELAVKDAKLRIKDLEEALQRAKQDMARQVREYQELMNVKLALDIEIATYRKLLEGEETRLASGGSSATIHVQQSTGGLLQSGSGFGYGGGSGYSLGGSTYGPSITKSTSSSVSTRRLI